A portion of the Glycine max cultivar Williams 82 chromosome 10, Glycine_max_v4.0, whole genome shotgun sequence genome contains these proteins:
- the LOC100797761 gene encoding R3H domain-containing protein 1 isoform X2: MEQDVENFIRDPTQQQLEFKQLPTSYLRLAAHRVAQHYSLQSMVLLDNSLPDGSGSRIIVRKTSECKLPVIRLADIPVKLSPENSAVMKVAIKQRPQKWTQILSNANSNSMKNNSSKSVEERKEEYNRARARIFNSSNNDGTVGGKPECESRQQDNSLHSSLVVPRVEDKSASVSDVTSGRGLVESSTNTNRARSRIEKEPVGRYRQNNRVAIFRDREVDRKDPDYDRNYDRYMQRFDPGFGFNGGSYAIQPMYTAVLNYKTEFPQLGSTHRPHLSAEHQPRPLPQHISGPWAAQSAPAGIGYGHPETMMPPFNPNQVGAHSSSAMYLHSSQYPCQRPGMPFIHHEHVHQPFAQSHQPPPDASFGLARPR, translated from the exons ATGGAGCAAGATGTTGAGAATTTTATTCGTGATCCTACTCAACAGCAGCTTGAATTTAAGCAGCTTCCAACATCCTATTTAAGGCTGGCCGCACACCGGGTGGCTCAGCATTACTCATTGCAGTCAATGGTTTTACTGGATAATAGTTTACCAGATGGTTCTGGGTCAAGAATTATTGTTCGCAAAACCTCTGAATGTAAGCTTCCAGTTATCCGCCTTGCAGACATCCCAGTAAAATTATCACCAGAAAACAGTGCTGTCATGAAGGTTGCAATCAAACAGAGGCCGCAGAAGTGGACACAGATTCTCAGCAATGCAAATTCAAACTCAATGAAGAATAATAGCTCTAAAAGTGTGGAGGAGAGAAAAGAGGAATATAATAGGGCTCGAGCTAGGATTTTTAATTCAAGTAATAATGATGGTACTGTAGGTGGGAAGCCAGAATGTGAGTCAAGGCAGCAGGATAACTCATTGCATAGTTCCTTGGTTGTTCCTCGGGTGGAAGATAAATCAGCTTCTGTATCTGATGTCACTTCTGGTAGGGGGCTGGTTGAGTCTTCAACTAATACCAATAGGGCTAGAAGTAGGATAGAGAAGGAGCCAGTTGGTAGGTACAGGCAAAATAATAGGGTGGCTATATTTCGGGACCGAGAGGTTGACCGCAAAGATCCTGATTATGACAGGAACTATGATAG GTATATGCAAAGATTTGATCCTGGTTTTGGGTTCAATGGAGGATCATATGCAATACAGCCAATGTATACAGCAGTATTGAATTACAAGACTGAGTTTCCACAGCTTGGATCCACTCACAGACCCCACCTTTCTGCTGAACACCAACCACGGCCTCTTCCACAGCATATATCTGGGCCCTGGGCTGCACAATCAGCACCTGCTGGAATTGGATATGGACATCCCGAGACCATGATGCCACCATTTAATCCTAATCAAGTTGGTGCACACTCATCATCAGCCATGTATCTGCATTCATCTCAGTATCCCTGTCAGCGCCCTGGAATGCCATTTATCCATCATGAACATGTTCACCAACCCTTTGCACAG TCTCATCAGCCCCCACCTGATGCAAGTTTTGGATTGGCCCGGCCCCGGTGA
- the LOC100796683 gene encoding transcription factor HHO3, with amino-acid sequence MYFFTEKMHSLKMGFPDYIQTLEEERRKIQVFSKELPLSLELVTQAIEACKQQLSGTASEYNLNGHSECSEQTTSTEGPVLEEFIPIKKMASSSPFCDEEDEDDEQHSHKQRVSKENNNSDKRKSDWLRSVQLWNPDPPAEEDVNKKVPGLELKRSGNGGGAFQPFHKEERGAKTSESLSKAPSSTSVAAASSSAAEPAAEKSLNEGHRKQRRCWSQDLHKRFLHALQQLGGADTATPKQIREIMNVDGLTNDEVKSHLQKYRLHTRRPSPMVHNSSNPQAAPFVLVGNIFVQSPEYAAVATSTASREVATVAAPAGIYAPVATHPIPVSHPPADSIKNPQFKKVQLFEHSISDERANHSEGAVHSNSPTSSSSTHTSTSLGY; translated from the exons atgtattttttcacTGAGAAAATGCACAGTTTGAAGATGGGCTTCCCTGACTACATCCAAACATTGGAAGAAGAACGCCGTAAGATTCAGGTGTTCTCCAAAGAGCTACCTCTTTCCTTGGAACTGGTCACTCAAG CCATTGAAGCTTGCAAGCAGCAATTGTCTGGAACTGCGAGTGAGTATAATTTGAATGGCCACTCGGAGTGTTCGGAGCAGACAACATCAACGGAAGGGCCTGTTTTGGAGGAGTTTATTCCAATCAAGAAAATGGCATCATCATCCCCTTTTTGTGATGAAGAGGATGAGGATGATGAGCAACATTCTCACAAGCAAAGGGTttcaaaggaaaataataacAGTGATAAGAGGAAATCCGACTGGCTTAGATCTGTTCAGTTGTGGAATCCAGATCCCCCAGCTGAGGAG GATGTGAATAAGAAAGTGCCTGGATTGGAATTGAAGAGAAGTGGAAATGGTGGTGGTGCTTTCCAGCCATTCCACAAGGAAGAAAGAGGTGCAAAGACAAGTGAATCATTGAGTAAAGCACCCTCTTCAACCTCGGTAGCCGCCGCGAGTTCTAGCGCCGCAGAACCCGCAGCAGAAAAATCTCTGAATGAGGGACATAGAAAGCAGCGCAGGTGCTGGTCACAGGACTTGCACAAGCGCTTCTTGCATGCCCTTCAGCAGCTTGGGGGTGCAGATA CTGCCACACCAAAGCAAATTAGAGAGATAATGAATGTTGATGGCCTCACAAATGATGAAGTCAAAAGCCATTTGCAG AAATACCGTTTGCACACTAGAAGGCCAAGTCCCATGGTTCACAACAGTTCCAATCCACAAGCAGCACCTTTTGTCCTTGTAGGAAACATTTTTGTCCAATCACCAGAATATGCAGCTGTAGCTACCTCAACAGCATCAAGAGAAGTGGCCACAGTTGCAGCACCTGCTGGAATTTATGCACCAGTGGCCACACACCCTATACCTGTTTCACACCCACCAGCTGATTCAATTAAGAATCCACAGTTTAAGAAGGTACAGCTGTTTGAGCATTCAATTTCAGATGAAAGGGCTAATCACAGTGAAGGAGCTGTTCATTCAAATTCCCCTACCTCATCCTCCTCCACACATACCTCTACTTCCCTTGGCTATTGA
- the LOC100797211 gene encoding lysine histidine transporter-like 6 isoform X2, with amino-acid sequence MEVQSDKIWMDNGPSRRAKWWYSTFHTVTAMIGAGVLSLPNAMAYLGWGPGILMLLLSWCLTLNTMWQMIQLHECVPGTRFDRYLDLGRHAFGPKLGPWIVLPQQLIVQVGCDIVYMVTGGKCLKKFMEIACTDCTQLKQSYWILIFGAIHFFLSQLPNFNSVAGVSLAAAVMSLSYSTIAWLACLARGRIENVSYAYKRTSNTDLMFRVFNALGQISFAFAGHAVALEIQATIPSTPEKPSRIPMWHGALGAYFINAICYFPVALIGYWAFGQAVDDNVLMALEKPAWLIASANLMVFIHVVGSYQVYAMPVFDLIERMMIRRLNFAPGLALRLVARTAYLLHYLLGSLFLSLAIFWGSLVGLVLLPLHISFLV; translated from the exons ATG GAAGTTCAATCAGATAAAATATGGATGGACAATGGACCCTCTCGCCGGGCCAAATGGTGGTATTCAACATTCCACACTGTGACAGCCATGATAGGTGCTGGTGTTCTAAGCCTGCCCAATGCCATGGCATATCTAGGATG GGGTCCAGGGATCTTGATGTTGTTGTTATCATGGTGCCTGACCTTAAACACAATGTGGCAAATGATCCAGTTACATGAGTGTGTTCCTGGAACTCGTTTTGATCGCTACCTTGATCTTGGTAGACATGCTTTTGGACCAAAACTTGGACCATGGATTGTACTCCCCCAGCAGCTAATAGTTCAGGTTGGATGTGACATTGTCTACATGGTTACTGGGGGGAAGTGCCTAAAGAAGTTCATGGAGATAGCATGCACTGATTGCACACAACTAAAGCAGTCTTACTGGATTCTGATCTTTGGTGCCATCCATTTCTTTCTGTCTCAGCTTCCCAATTTCAATTCTGTTGCCGGGGTTTCTTTAGCTGCAGCTGTGATGTCATTAAG CTATTCAACTATAGCCTGGCTGGCTTGCTTGGCTAGAGGACGGATTGAAAATGTTAGCTATGCTTACAAAAGAACCAGCAATACAGACTTAATGTTCAGGGTCTTCAATGCACTTGGTCAAATCTCGTTTGCATTTGCTGGCCATGCAGTGGCCCTTGAAATTCAGGCTACAATTCCATCAACCCCTGAGAAACCATCAAGGATACCAATGTGGCACGGTGCTCTTGGCGCCTATTTCATCAACGCAATATGCTATTTCCCAGTTGCACTTATAGGATACTGGGCTTTTGGTCAAGCTGTTGATGATAATGTGCTTATGGCACTTGAAAAGCCTGCATGGCTTATTGCCTCTGCTAACTTGATGGTATTCATCCATGTTGTTGGTAGCTACCAG GTTTATGCTATGCCTGTTTTTGACTTGATTGAGAGGATGATGATTAGAAGATTGAACTTCGCTCCAGGACTAGCACTCAGACTTGTTGCTCGAACTGCTTAT CTTTTACATTATTTGTTGGGGTCACTTTTCCTTTCTTTGGCGATCTTTTGGGGTTCTTTGGTGGGTTTGGTTTTGCTCCCACTTCATATTTC CTTCCTAGTATAA
- the LOC100797761 gene encoding R3H domain-containing protein 1 isoform X1, whose amino-acid sequence MEGSAEDLGAPESWEVADLDESMNRLNLMVFSNNDSKQPHQRLADYNDDDAPLPPPPSSSCDEVSDDAINQVDQFLREAIQNPRERLSILRMEQDVENFIRDPTQQQLEFKQLPTSYLRLAAHRVAQHYSLQSMVLLDNSLPDGSGSRIIVRKTSECKLPVIRLADIPVKLSPENSAVMKVAIKQRPQKWTQILSNANSNSMKNNSSKSVEERKEEYNRARARIFNSSNNDGTVGGKPECESRQQDNSLHSSLVVPRVEDKSASVSDVTSGRGLVESSTNTNRARSRIEKEPVGRYRQNNRVAIFRDREVDRKDPDYDRNYDRYMQRFDPGFGFNGGSYAIQPMYTAVLNYKTEFPQLGSTHRPHLSAEHQPRPLPQHISGPWAAQSAPAGIGYGHPETMMPPFNPNQVGAHSSSAMYLHSSQYPCQRPGMPFIHHEHVHQPFAQSHQPPPDASFGLARPR is encoded by the exons ATGGAGGGCTCTGCAGAGGATCTCGGAGCCCCCGAGTCATGGGAGGTCGCTGATTTGGACGAGTCCATGAACCGCTTGAACCTCATGGTCTTTTCCAACAACGATTCTAAGCAACCTCACCAGCGTCTCGCCGATTATAATGACGATGATGCTCCGCTGCCGCCGCCTCCTTCGTCCAGTTGCGACGAGGTTtccgatgacgccatcaatCAGGTTGATCAGTTCCTTCGCGAAGCCATTCAGAACCCTCGCGAACGGCTTTCAA TCTTGAGGATGGAGCAAGATGTTGAGAATTTTATTCGTGATCCTACTCAACAGCAGCTTGAATTTAAGCAGCTTCCAACATCCTATTTAAGGCTGGCCGCACACCGGGTGGCTCAGCATTACTCATTGCAGTCAATGGTTTTACTGGATAATAGTTTACCAGATGGTTCTGGGTCAAGAATTATTGTTCGCAAAACCTCTGAATGTAAGCTTCCAGTTATCCGCCTTGCAGACATCCCAGTAAAATTATCACCAGAAAACAGTGCTGTCATGAAGGTTGCAATCAAACAGAGGCCGCAGAAGTGGACACAGATTCTCAGCAATGCAAATTCAAACTCAATGAAGAATAATAGCTCTAAAAGTGTGGAGGAGAGAAAAGAGGAATATAATAGGGCTCGAGCTAGGATTTTTAATTCAAGTAATAATGATGGTACTGTAGGTGGGAAGCCAGAATGTGAGTCAAGGCAGCAGGATAACTCATTGCATAGTTCCTTGGTTGTTCCTCGGGTGGAAGATAAATCAGCTTCTGTATCTGATGTCACTTCTGGTAGGGGGCTGGTTGAGTCTTCAACTAATACCAATAGGGCTAGAAGTAGGATAGAGAAGGAGCCAGTTGGTAGGTACAGGCAAAATAATAGGGTGGCTATATTTCGGGACCGAGAGGTTGACCGCAAAGATCCTGATTATGACAGGAACTATGATAG GTATATGCAAAGATTTGATCCTGGTTTTGGGTTCAATGGAGGATCATATGCAATACAGCCAATGTATACAGCAGTATTGAATTACAAGACTGAGTTTCCACAGCTTGGATCCACTCACAGACCCCACCTTTCTGCTGAACACCAACCACGGCCTCTTCCACAGCATATATCTGGGCCCTGGGCTGCACAATCAGCACCTGCTGGAATTGGATATGGACATCCCGAGACCATGATGCCACCATTTAATCCTAATCAAGTTGGTGCACACTCATCATCAGCCATGTATCTGCATTCATCTCAGTATCCCTGTCAGCGCCCTGGAATGCCATTTATCCATCATGAACATGTTCACCAACCCTTTGCACAG TCTCATCAGCCCCCACCTGATGCAAGTTTTGGATTGGCCCGGCCCCGGTGA
- the LOC100797211 gene encoding lysine histidine transporter-like 6 isoform X1, with protein MEVQSDKIWMDNGPSRRAKWWYSTFHTVTAMIGAGVLSLPNAMAYLGWGPGILMLLLSWCLTLNTMWQMIQLHECVPGTRFDRYLDLGRHAFGPKLGPWIVLPQQLIVQVGCDIVYMVTGGKCLKKFMEIACTDCTQLKQSYWILIFGAIHFFLSQLPNFNSVAGVSLAAAVMSLSYSTIAWLACLARGRIENVSYAYKRTSNTDLMFRVFNALGQISFAFAGHAVALEIQATIPSTPEKPSRIPMWHGALGAYFINAICYFPVALIGYWAFGQAVDDNVLMALEKPAWLIASANLMVFIHVVGSYQVYAMPVFDLIERMMIRRLNFAPGLALRLVARTAYVAFTLFVGVTFPFFGDLLGFFGGFGFAPTSYFLPSIMWLIIKKPRRFSINWFINWAAIYIGVCIMLASTIGGLRNIVADASSYSFYT; from the exons ATG GAAGTTCAATCAGATAAAATATGGATGGACAATGGACCCTCTCGCCGGGCCAAATGGTGGTATTCAACATTCCACACTGTGACAGCCATGATAGGTGCTGGTGTTCTAAGCCTGCCCAATGCCATGGCATATCTAGGATG GGGTCCAGGGATCTTGATGTTGTTGTTATCATGGTGCCTGACCTTAAACACAATGTGGCAAATGATCCAGTTACATGAGTGTGTTCCTGGAACTCGTTTTGATCGCTACCTTGATCTTGGTAGACATGCTTTTGGACCAAAACTTGGACCATGGATTGTACTCCCCCAGCAGCTAATAGTTCAGGTTGGATGTGACATTGTCTACATGGTTACTGGGGGGAAGTGCCTAAAGAAGTTCATGGAGATAGCATGCACTGATTGCACACAACTAAAGCAGTCTTACTGGATTCTGATCTTTGGTGCCATCCATTTCTTTCTGTCTCAGCTTCCCAATTTCAATTCTGTTGCCGGGGTTTCTTTAGCTGCAGCTGTGATGTCATTAAG CTATTCAACTATAGCCTGGCTGGCTTGCTTGGCTAGAGGACGGATTGAAAATGTTAGCTATGCTTACAAAAGAACCAGCAATACAGACTTAATGTTCAGGGTCTTCAATGCACTTGGTCAAATCTCGTTTGCATTTGCTGGCCATGCAGTGGCCCTTGAAATTCAGGCTACAATTCCATCAACCCCTGAGAAACCATCAAGGATACCAATGTGGCACGGTGCTCTTGGCGCCTATTTCATCAACGCAATATGCTATTTCCCAGTTGCACTTATAGGATACTGGGCTTTTGGTCAAGCTGTTGATGATAATGTGCTTATGGCACTTGAAAAGCCTGCATGGCTTATTGCCTCTGCTAACTTGATGGTATTCATCCATGTTGTTGGTAGCTACCAG GTTTATGCTATGCCTGTTTTTGACTTGATTGAGAGGATGATGATTAGAAGATTGAACTTCGCTCCAGGACTAGCACTCAGACTTGTTGCTCGAACTGCTTATGTAG CTTTTACATTATTTGTTGGGGTCACTTTTCCTTTCTTTGGCGATCTTTTGGGGTTCTTTGGTGGGTTTGGTTTTGCTCCCACTTCATATTTC CTTCCTAGTATAATGTGGCTGATAATCAAGAAACCAAGAAGATTCAGCATCAACTGGTTCATCAATTGG GCTGCAATATACATAGGAGTGTGCATTATGTTGGCATCTACTATTGGTGGCTTGAGGAATATTGTTGCTGATGCATCCAGTTATAGTTTCTACACCTAA